GAccattcattgaaccgtaaaagggagaggtttaaggtttttgaggtcgaactgGGGTCGAACCATcatgacatcataattaattaaaacctaaatatagatattaaatctataaaactagcaaaattgacaatatatctatatatgtgagagaaatttaatgattttcaagcatatatttaataattaaataaaaaagttaatataataaaataaaataaaataataatcatgaaaacattaaaatttatgattaatttttgaagtaaagttgaatatctttgaaagattttaattataattttttttattccttgtaagagatggataatttaattaagtaaaataaaattgtgttaagttgtttttaaaaaaaaaaattgctaaggggttggaccgcatgGTTCTCATCAgttcgtgcggtccaaccctAGTTTTAGGggttcacggaattaacaaaaaatccggttctttaggcttaaaaaactgattttcatctCGGTTCTCGGTTTTCACGGTCTAATCTCTCAGTCCGGTTTGGTTATGAAAACCTtgattattagtattattttggttaaaatgcaaattgcaccTTATAAGTTTgactaaaattcatttaattactctaactttatttttgttttgttttttttttttttagagagtttcaacctatggtgtccgtttctgataatagctctttatcatcagaccaagacaccaatcagtttttggtgtaggcagggattgaaccccagattttttatacaaccatcagagactttactagttgagttaactagaacccacttatttttgtttaattgagtcccataaatttcaaatttattcaattaaaacttttttgttcaattttgttaaaatttttgaaattaagttaacaattaaataataaaaaaatatttttgaaaaaaatttctcacataaaaaatctataattagagaactgaaatgaattCCTCTAAAAACTTAGGCCCTGTTTGGTAGCTTAGTTCTAACAcacattttcaaatattttttcatccacacgtatatcaaaagcacttaaacaatattactcaaactTCTTTACCAAATGGGCTCTTAAGAAGCTATAATTtgctacttccaaaaaaaaaaaaaaaagaagctataaTTTGCaggttattatttattttttagatgaaattggaaaaaaaaaaaactacaaaagacTCTTTTCAAGTAGGATTTGGGCGGGAAAACAGTGTCACTCATTCAATCTCATTCTCACACAGGGccactttcctctctctctctctctctctctctctctctctctctcaaatctcaacCTACAGTGAATTGAATcgaattgagaaaaaaaaaaatgtcgaaGTACGAGTGCCCAATGATGTCTCGAGGTGAAATAGTAGCGATATTGAGCGAATCCCAAATCGCCAACATTTCAGAGAACGATCTCTCCAAACCAAACTTCGATTTCGTTTCCGATCTCTACACTCGACTCCTCTTCCACATCGACTGTCTCCACGAGTACTCTTCCTATTTATATTCCATTCCCTCTCGattctctcatttctctcttcgattttcaaaatccaaaccaaaccaaaaaaaccctaacttcgagttttgagtttttgtgcAGGGAAGAAGAGCATGGACAGTTGGAGTTCGCGGCGCTCGATCACCTCGAGAATCCGGACTTTCACGTCGAATCGGTGCGGATTATCAAGCTCTACAATCGGATCAAGGATGTACTGGCCTCCATGGATTGTCCCAAGAGTTTTACCCTCAAAGACCTCATCAAACCTGCGTCTGATCGGACTGAACTTTTTCTTAGCGCGATTCTCAATTTCGGTCTTCACAGGTTAGGGttaataatgattttttgtgGTAGTTGTTGAGGTTTTATATGAAGTTTTTACTATTTCAATTACATTagaatttgtttgtttaattggTTCTATATAATCTTTGAACTTCTATTATGTACTAATTTGCGAAATTCTCTGTTGCGATTGAGTAAACCATGCGATTGTCGAAGAAATGATCTGTGATTGTTGAGCTGTTGAGGTTTATATGAAAATACTCTTTCAATTGCATTATGAAGTTGTAGTTTAATGGCTTtattaatgaaatgaaattatcTGCTAGTAggatttgtttgtttaattaGTTCTGTAATCTTTGAACTTCTGTTATATGTTAATtggcattcaaaaaaaaaaaaaattatcatttgcAATCGATGCATTGTCTGAGAAATGATTTGTAATTGTCGAATTTAATATGAAAATGCTTTCAATTGCATTATGAAATTGTAGTTTTAATAGCTTTATTAATGAAATGAAGTTATCTACTATTATaggatttgtttgtttgattgattCTATAAtctttggacttttattatatatcaatttacagtcaaaagaaaaattatcttttttgaTTGAGTTTGTTTAGTTGAGTAAACCATGGATTTTCGAAGaaatgatttgtgattgttgaGTTGTtaagatttaaatgaaaataaagaggaTTGGcacattttcataaaattctTACTTTCAAATgcattattatgaaatttagttTTATAGCTTTGTTTATGAAATAGGGAAACATTATAATTTGCCTCATTGTGGTTTGGACTTATCACAATTTAGTCCACAAACTATTAGTTGTTTCATTTGACTCTATAAGGtttggactaaaatgaaatcATTATGGTTCCATCCAAAGTACCCCTAGcaatttcattttaatccaaacttaaggTGTCAAAATGTAACAATTGAAAAACTTATAGGATAAAATTGTTATTGGGTTAAATCATAAGGGGATGATTTATTTGTCCAAAAAATGCAAATTCTGTTAATTTGGATGGAACTTTacaatttcattttagtccaaaCTTTAGGGGGGTTTCAAATGTAGCAGTTGAAAGTTTGTGAACTAAATTGTGACCATACAAAGCCACAAAGGGAGCTTTGTGCACTGGGTACGACCAAGCCACAAGGGggtaaaaattgtaatttaatgAAATATGTATTAATAGAATTTGTATAATTGGTTCAGTAATCTTTGAACTTCTATTATATGTTAATTGGTTGCTTTCAATCTCAGACAGGCGAAACTAGATTTCCTACGGCCAATTGTGGATGAATTGGACTTTCTTGAGGAGCAGCAAAGAGAGTCGGAGGCTAGGATTTCCCAGGTTTCTCTACTAGatccagaagaaaaaaaatgaatgctTCTGTATAAGCATCCAAATGTGCTAAATGTTTTTGCATTGCAGTTGAATGCAGAGATTGAAGAATACAATGAAGCAAGAGAGAGGGAGCTACCTCTTGTTCAAGAGGTAGATGCAAAGGTTAAAGAATTGCGTCAAACCATTGCAGGCCTTAACAATCAACAGATGTCAATGAGAGCTTCTTATCGCAAGTTAAAGGAGAAGGCTGGAGAAATGGATGAGAAGGTCAGGAGGTTATGGAAAATTAGCAGATTGAGTTCTAAGCTTAGTTTTACAAATTTTGGGTTTGCTAGGACAACCAGGGCAattgtttgttgtttgttttgagtTCTTTGCTTAGCAGTATCAAATTGTTTAAAAGTTAATATGGAAAAACTATTTAATCAATCCATTGTTTTATGATAAATGTATAGCAAAGACTTGAACTCTTGATTGATTATATCTACAAAATAAGGGCAAGCATATGCGTATGCTAATATTTAATCGGTGAAGTTCCTGTTCATTCCATTAGTAGCTACTTCATTTTTGTAGTGGTGCTTGTGTCTTGTCTGCTTTGACTGCAATGATATCTGTCAAAGGTGTGTTACTGTAATTGTTAGATTGTTTAATTATCTTTTCATTATTAGATTGTAAGTGCTAGTGAGGTATGGTGATTATTTTTTGAACCATTACCTGAGATTTTTCTAgtaaataattttgtatattttaagaaatttccCTTTATTCATGTGGAGCTGGCTTTCCACATTAGCTACAGTTTAAGGTCTTACTGCTCTATTGAAAAGAAGTTTCCTGTTTTAAGTTCATCATTTAGATTGGTTTTACAAATATGCATGCTTCTTTTTATAGCCGCTATTGCTCTTGTTGTtacagttttttctttttcttccagATTTCTAATGCTGAGTTTGTTCTAGTACAAAGTGTCCAAGAAAATGCAAATTTGCGTTCGAAAATTGTCCAGTCACCAGATAAGTTAcaggtattttatttttctctaataAAGTATGATATGGTAATTCATAAAACAGGTACTACATTTATGTTGATTATATCCAAGATTTCAATCATTTAGGATACTGAACTTCAATACATGTGCTACAGTTAGACACAAAACAAatatagtttaaactttttggtCTAATTGTCTTAGTAATATGTTTTAGCATTTGCTATGAAAACCTCATTGTAGCGTAAAGGCCACAATATGATTTCGCATTAGAAGTTGGGTTTAGATAAAGAGGTAACAATGGATACGTTTCCACAGTGATATATAAATGGCCTTAGCCCACCTATACTCATTGTAGGCAGCACTCAATCACTAAATGACTATGTCTTGGCAGTTACGAGATTGAGAATCGTATGATTATACTGGtcattttaagtttttctttaatgtCATGGGTAATACCCTGGGTCAACTTAGTTTTTTGAAAAGATCATGTTTGTTTACAACACTGATATTAGATGTCAAACACAGCGGATTCAAACTGAAATGAATGGTACTatagctttttctcttttaagttCCCAGATGGTGTTTGACATGCTGGCCCAAATGTGTCTAGCATGGGTAAACAGTGAAGCTAAACATTAGGGTGGGATTTTAGTAACTATCACTTCACTGGAGATGTTCATTTCTTGACTTTAGTTTTTGGATGTCCCAAGTTTCACATATTGGTTATTATTCTCTTCTTGCCAAGTCTTCTTATCTTGAACATGAtgcaaatttcatatttagcaaAGTCAGTAATGTTGTTAGACTAATTGCTCCCAGAACTTAGAATTCATCACAGTTCCTATAATGATGAGCATCTTGTTAATGTTAGAGTAatgattaagtgattaaattcacatttttttatcaGCTTAAGTTTTGAGAACAATAGAGTCAATGGTTATGACTTTTGAGTTCAAACCTCGTCTCTACTCTaccttcaattttaaaaaaattccatttgCTGGACTCCATTTTTGAGGGGGAGTCTGGGCTCACAAGTGAGTGGGAAGTGTTAGAAAAATGGTTCAAggataaaatttacaatttactaTCAACATAATCTTTTGGGACAAGTGATACTTTTACttatgaaaaaaacaaaacttttggCACAAGTGATACTTTATCAATGTTGGATGTGAAATTTATGGAAGCTACCTCTCTCTAACTTTCCCTCTTTGCCCCTCTCACCCACCAAacggttccttttttttttttttcatattctcattggtttttctttatcatctatACTTGtgtgttaaattgttaattatgGTGTTTGTTAACTTGTTCCTCCATTCTTGCTAGTTGAATTGTGCATGCATGGGTAAACATCTGGCAACTTGTGTGCAAATATAAAATCTCTTTTTATACTTCCAAATTCATGTAGTGGTGGATACTATGATCCTTGATAACATATCATGGGTTTTAAATAAAAGGGCTCTACAATGTCATtcttgtttcattagtttttttcaaaagtaaagtattttttattcattctctgCAATGTGtagatagaaaatttaaatgtgATGCAATCTattaattttgtgatatttttctctttctggTTTGGTGTGGTTGTTTCTATTGTTCACACATTAAAGATTTTCTTTATGCTTTTCTTATcaacatttaattaatttcttcACATTTTTACTTAAAGAGGGCTTTAGAGGAGAATAAAATAGTTCGCGAGGCGGCAAAGAATGCTGAAAAAATAGCTACACAATCCTATCAGGACAAGACTTCCGTTGTTGAGCTTTATACAAAGGTGTATTATCAACTACTTCCATTTTAACCATTTATTCTCATTTCTCATTCGTTTGCATGCCATACTTTTTTCATGGACCTATTGTTAATGCTCTCTTTCATTTTAAGATTTTTGGAAGTTTTGCCTGTCAAAAATTGCGTTAATATGTTCATGGTTTAGAATGCTTGGTTGGGCTGTTTcaggtaaatatatatatttttaatgccTTCACTCTTAAAATGGCTTTTGACAACATGATACACAGTTTACATAAGCTACCATCAACCTCATAAATGAGACACTCTTCTTCAACTTCTACTAATCTGATGTTTTCAGCATATACTAATGGCATCTTTTATGTGCACATGTTGCTTTTccttaatcaatttgaatgggGTGTCATCTTGATGAGTGGTTTTCCATGTATTGAATTACAAGTTAATCACACTAGTGCTATTTTACCTTATTTCCTGGATTGGACAAAGATGCATGCTTGCATGCATATatcctcaaaattttcaaataattgtaGTCAAAAGGTCATTGAGAATCATACCATTTATCTTGCTGTTGGTTTCTCTGTAAAATTTTTCTAGACTGTGTAAACACATAGAAGTTAGTCACCTATGTGGTAGATATTACTGTCTGATTTATGGTGCCAAGTAGTCCAAGACTAAGCATAGTAAACatgcatgtgaacaaaaaaaaaaaaaaaaaagtttaaataaagGGTAATTGGTGATTTCTTTGTGTGCTTTCTCACAGGTTTCCAAGAAAATGTCAAAACATTTTGCTCAGATGCAGGCTATACAAGAACAGGTGAGTATATGCTCTGCTGGTTATCTTATGCTCTGCAGTTTATGATTTGACAGATTCTGTGTTTGGTGAGGGGAAAGAATTTGTGTAATTTGAATGAATGAAGTGCTGAAGTGATGGCCATTTAGAAATTTCCTTATTTGTGAAAAATTTATTAGCTGTCCTATCCTTAAGATAAAGTCATTTTTGACTTTGTTCATAATAAAGCTTATAACATCAGCACCTTTAATAGGTAAACTCTGCCAAATCCATTGAGAAGGACTTTAAGGctttaaaagctaaaattagTGATGAAGGAATACTGGATAAGTCACTTGAAGCTAAACTGGTGGAAAGGCAAGCCAAAGGTAACCTCTTATCCATGCTATGTTATGTATTTTCCTTTTCTGAGCCAGTAGTTGTCAGCTTAAACCTTTCTTCTTTCATCCCCAGCTGAACAGTTGGATGAATTAAGAAATCagttagagaaagaaagagatttgAAGTGTGAGGAGGCTACCTTAGAGTTCAATAATGTGAGATTGGAGGTGGAATCTAGGAGACGTGAGCTGGAAGCAAGGCAAAAGAATGTTGAAGCTGTGGTAGTGGAGGTATTTTGCATCTCCTCTTCATTGTGGAGTTAGCCATTGATACAAAGTtgcctaaattttagtttttctgTTCTGCAATTAATAGGTGGATGCCAAAACTTCAAAAGCTGATTCAATAAAAGAATCTGGGGCAGCTAAAGTGCAGGCGTTAATTCAAAAATCTGAAGAGATTGTGAAAGAGGTGAACTTAAATAGATTCCCTTCTTGAACCTATATGTATATGGTTGTCTCttatgaaattgaaatttcCACTTTACCCTTGCAATGCACAGAAATAGATGAACACaggatatgaattttttttaaaaaaaaaaagtaaaaattgttTACAAAACAAGTGAAATAACAGAACCTTATTttaccaaaaaggaaaaaagaaaagaaaagagaaattacAGAACCTTTATCATTCAAACATATTAGAAACATGAAACCCTAAATGAAATTCCGAAAGAGAGGGCCTTGGTATAAAGATAGGAATCAGACATGTAGAGAAccaaatgattaaaaaatatattgagtagtCTTTTTAAGTGGTCAATGCCTTAAGAAAAATAACTCTGTCTTTGTTTGTGCTTAGtgtcatatattttgttcataGCTGGTTCCATGCCCGGGAAAAGGAGGTTGTGTTAGGTTGATGGCCAGAGTAAAATTTAGTCACTTTATTATGAATGGATCCACTATAGATACTTGTACTGCATTActataaataattgtaatgcattaagaaaaataaacatgaaATAATGCCAAAGATTGTATATGGAACTGAAAATGATTACCACGTCTCATGAAGCAGAGGTTACTGGTTCAAATCTCTCCTTCCTTCCCATTGGGTCCAAAAGGCCCAAAACTCACTCATAAAAGAAGAacaaggaaaaaatgaaaaaagaaaaagcaatgaTGCTTACTTGCTTAGGAAGTTATCAAGGACGTCTTTCAGAGTTACCAAGCATGCTTTTATTTGTATTGCATTGACTTCATAACatacaacaaaaatatttaaaaatattgatttttttttttaaaatattaaaaataaaaagatcaaCTAAATGGAATCTAAGATTTCAGAATCATGGTTGTGTTGATCcatagtaatatttttttggataagtgtgTTGAACCATATTGAATGAAACTAAATCAAGCTGTTTCAAtgatttattattactatttacttTCACTTAGGAAATGTGGAAACTAAACTTAAATTCTTTCTTAATACTGCTTTCACCTAGTCAGTTGTTTTGGTGCCTTCAATGTCTGTAAGTTTTGAACTGAAGATAATCCAATGTTTTATGGCTGGTTGCAGTTTCACCGATACGCAAACTCTATTGATGTCTTGCTGCCAATGACAGAAGCTGAGCCAGTTGTTGGTTGAAGAGTTGGTATGTTATCCTTCAACTAGCATGAGTTCATCATTTCTATAGCTGGTTTGACAGCAAAATGCATCATGTTCCATGCAAAGCTGAATTCTTGGGTCCTGTGATACACAAATGGAAGTAATCCTTGGCCCAGTCCTATGCTAGCATAGAGTTTAAGTTGGGCTCATGTTTTTCTTGGCTTTTTAGCTAAGTTCAAgcttaatgttatttttttgcaaaGGCACTTATTAGATTTAGGCATGGTAATGTTGAGCTTTAGCCAAGCTCTAGTTGTCATACCTcgcacttgtgtttttcttggcTTCATTAAGATTATCATAGTAGGTGCTTGTAATAATCATCTAAGTTATACATTGTCCATGGGGATAATATATGTgctaaattatttatatatatatttaataataaatagttTACTTGAGTTTCTCTGGTTCTAAGTTCCTGTTTTTGCTGTTTTCAAGTAAGTGATTGATATGAGCTTTTGATATGTCATGAACTgtatttaaaaagtttattGTGCATGAATGTTTGAGAAATGTCACACAGTATGTTTCAATAGGACTGGACTTGGGTCTACATAGTAGTagtacttaatatttttttttaaaaaaaaggtgtaCATTCATGTACatgaaattcaaaatatttgttTACTTATGTTGGAAGTGTTACATATTTCATGAGCATTATATTTTAAGAATATGGTGCATACGCTACATTACACTGAATTAGTGGGTGAAGTTTTATGGTATATTCTAAACTTGATCAGCAGGGGTGAAATTAGTGGGCCTTCCATGGtaaatgttgtttttgattGTCAATTAGTGAGACGAATGATGCACTTGGCTTTTGTTGGCTGAGTCCAACTTGTGATGGATGCCAACCATCTGCTTGGTTGATGAAGTTATCAACCCTGAGGGGAGCGCTGGATACTTGGCTGTAGAATTGGATGTTTCACAAGCCTTTATAAACTTAGCAGATTGGCTGACCTTAATGTTGTTTTAATGGGTAGTTTTGTTATTATGATcataagaaatattttatgaaatttagaAGCATGGATTTCATGATTATGCTGATGTAGTTTAATCTTTTCATGAAAGTTACAATGTTGTTTTTAAGGATGAGAAAACATGAGATGCACTTATGAGAAAATTTATCTGTTTAGCATATCCATATAGCATGAAATGTCTCATTATACATGCATGTTTACTAAATTCTCATGTCACGTAGCCTTTAAGTGGGCTTTTCAGATCTCACATTTGtccatttttaattattttttacagTGAACTGGTTCCCTTAGAAGCCGTTACGGTCAAATGCAAGGTGAGGAGTAATATACTCTCTTATGCATCAAACTCGAGATGTATATATACTAATGATTgagatttatttaatttcttttttagcaGTCATGTATTTTGAGCTCTAAGTATATGTGTTAGAGCTTGACAAACTAcagatatttattattttggggttttgagtatgtatatatagattagacTAACTTGTTTTTGTTCTCGTGACAACTGACAAGCTACCAAGGATGCCATGCGGTGGTATAATCATGCCTCCAATAGGTgggagtgattttttttattttttttcctctaaataGGGTTTTTGACTTTCTAAACTGTTGCCCTTTCCACATCGCGGTAAAGCAACAATATTTGCAATCAAAATGACAaataccctttaaaaaaaagagatttgtgtCCCATTTCCACCTGAAAATTTTTGtggtaataaattattatttcatGAGCACTGCTATTATGCACATCCATTAATGAGCAGAAGAATTGGACCAATTGGTAGTCTATTATGCGCATTGACTTGACAATTGCTAGAGTACCATGTTAGAGAAAACAAATCAAGCTATGCAAATACCGAAAAATTGCATTTATGTATACCAACAGATATCCTAATAGAGAAAAAATCAGGTTAATATAAGTGGATATTGCAAGTCTAGCTATTTCACTTGAAGTAGAAA
This DNA window, taken from Quercus robur chromosome 2, dhQueRobu3.1, whole genome shotgun sequence, encodes the following:
- the LOC126715872 gene encoding kinetochore protein NUF2 homolog, whose translation is MSKYECPMMSRGEIVAILSESQIANISENDLSKPNFDFVSDLYTRLLFHIDCLHEEEEHGQLEFAALDHLENPDFHVESVRIIKLYNRIKDVLASMDCPKSFTLKDLIKPASDRTELFLSAILNFGLHRQAKLDFLRPIVDELDFLEEQQRESEARISQLNAEIEEYNEARERELPLVQEVDAKVKELRQTIAGLNNQQMSMRASYRKLKEKAGEMDEKISNAEFVLVQSVQENANLRSKIVQSPDKLQRALEENKIVREAAKNAEKIATQSYQDKTSVVELYTKVSKKMSKHFAQMQAIQEQVNSAKSIEKDFKALKAKISDEGILDKSLEAKLVERQAKAEQLDELRNQLEKERDLKCEEATLEFNNVRLEVESRRRELEARQKNVEAVVVEVDAKTSKADSIKESGAAKVQALIQKSEEIVKEFHRYANSIDVLLPMTEAEPVVG